The following are encoded in a window of Telmatobacter sp. DSM 110680 genomic DNA:
- a CDS encoding Rrf2 family transcriptional regulator codes for MKHIYLNDSSPTGNSSMQLTRAADYAVRVMVHLATMPSESRVLLPALAKATAAPESFLSKVLQALTRAELISSRRGKRGGFAILDRGRAANMREVIESIDGPICLNVCLNGGKECERKSWCPAHPVWARAQRAMIDVLMSVTVSSMAANRGPVAPSESPNGS; via the coding sequence ATGAAACACATTTACCTGAACGACTCTTCACCGACAGGCAATTCGTCGATGCAACTGACGCGCGCAGCCGACTATGCCGTACGCGTAATGGTTCACCTTGCAACAATGCCTTCCGAGAGCCGAGTCTTGCTTCCCGCGCTGGCTAAAGCTACCGCGGCGCCGGAGAGTTTTCTCTCCAAGGTGTTGCAGGCTCTCACGCGCGCGGAGTTGATCTCTTCGAGGCGGGGAAAGAGAGGTGGCTTCGCCATTCTGGATCGAGGCCGCGCAGCGAACATGCGCGAGGTGATTGAATCCATTGACGGTCCAATCTGCCTCAACGTTTGTTTGAACGGTGGCAAGGAGTGCGAGCGTAAGTCCTGGTGCCCCGCTCACCCGGTCTGGGCACGTGCACAGCGAGCCATGATTGACGTGCTGATGAGCGTGACTGTCTCCAGCATGGCCGCAAATCGCGGTCCTGTTGCTCCATCCGAGTCCCCGAACGGTAGTTGA